The nucleotide window TTTCCGCAACCCGATATTAGATTAACAAGAGTTAATGATGTAGAAATTACACAACCAATAGATACACTTAAGGCTTTAAGTTATACCAAGTTGTCCGGTGAGGTTACGGATGTTAATGGTAATTTATTATCTAACTATAATGGTACATTAACTGCAACTGTTTTTGATAAGAGAATTCAAAGACAAACATTAGCTAATGATGGCACTACAGATGGTAATGGCACAATAATTTTAAACTTTAGCACCCTTGGAGAAATTATTTTTAAAGGACAAGCTACGATTGAAAACGGACAATTTGAGTTCGACTTTATAGTGCCAAGAGATATTGGTATACCTATAGGCAACGGAAAAGTAAGTTTTTACGCCCAAACGAGCAACCCTTTATCAAATCAGGCTGGTGCTAATTTTGATATTAAAGTAGGAGGTATTAATGAAGATGCACCAGAGGACAATATTGGTCCCGTAATCAATCTTTTTATGAATGATGAAAATTTTGTTTCAGGTGGCATTACTAACGAATCACCTAGTCTTTTAGCGAAACTACAAGACGATAATGGAATAAACACAGCAAGTGGTATAGGACATGATATTACAGCTATTATCGATGGTGATGAAACCAATCCCATAGTACTAAACGATTACTATCAAGCCAATGTAGATGATTATACAAATGGCACGGTATCTTTTCCTTTTAGAGATTTAGAACCTGGGCCGCACACACTTACCTTAAAAGCTTGGGATACCTATAATAATTCTTCAACTGCAGAAATTCAATTCGTGGTTTTTGATAAAGATGAAGAATTAGTTATCAATAACGTACTAAACTATCCTAATCCATTTGTTAACTACACAGAGTTTTGGTTTAATCATAATAGTGTAGAGCCACTAGATGTCTCTGTTCAAATTTTTACCGTATCAGGTAAGTTGGTAAGAACGTTAAACGGACAAACCTCAGGAGGTAGTAAATCTGTTAGTTCCTTATCTAAGGACATAGTTTGGGACGGAAGAGATGATTTTGGAGATAAAATAGGAAAAGGAGTTTATATCTATAAACTAAAAGTAAGATCTAACCGTTTAAATAAACAAGTTGAAAAAATTCAAAAACTTGTTATACTCTAATAATAAATTATATTTGCTAATGAATTAGCGCTAGGTAATTAGCACTAATAACCCAATTATTAACATGAAGAAATTTGCAATAAACCTTATCACTTTATTAACAATAAACCTTGTTTTAGCGCAAGAAACTATAACATTTCCAGACCAGTCTTCTGTAATTACAACTGGAGTTCCATTTATGCTTATAGCCCCAGATGCAAGGTCTGCATCAATGGGAGATATGGGTGTTGCAACTTCCGTAGACGGATTTTCTCAACAGTGGAATCCTGCAAAATATGTATTTTCAGAAGCAAAATCAGGAGTAAGTCTAAGCTATACGCCTTATTTAAGTAGATTGGTAAATGATATCTCAATAAGCTACGTCACCTATTTTAACAGACTAAATGAGTTTAGCGCAGTTTCAGCAAGTTTCAAATATTTTAGCTTGGGTGAAATTCTGTTAACCCAAGGCGAAAATGACCCTGGCGTTAATGTAAAACCAAACGAACTCACAGCAGATGTAGCATACACACTTAGACTAGCCGACCAATTTTCTATGGCTGTAGCTGTGCGTTATATGAGGTCAGATTTAAGAATAGATCAGGTAGATCCAAATGCCGATGCAGCAAGTACATTTGGGGCAGACATTACAGGATATTATCAAAGTGAAGAAGAAGCCTATAATGATTTTAACGGTCGTTGGAGAGCTGGTTTTGCGATTCAAAATTTAGGACCAAAGTTTAAGTACGATGATGGTGGCAGAGAAAATTTTCAACCTACAAACTTAAGATTAGGCGCAGGTTTTGATTTTATTTTTGACGAATACAGTAAATTAGGTATAACGGCTGAGGTGTCTAAATTATTAGTTCCAACACCACCAAAATTTGGTTTTGTAGATACCAATGGTGACGGAGAGCAAACAGATGACGATCCTAGTACTCCAAATATTGACGAAAGCGAACCAACAATAATAACGCAAGGGCAAGATAATGATGTCAGTTTTTTAAACGGAATTTTTCAATCTTTCGGAGATGCGCCAGGAGGTTTTAGTGAGGAGCTTAGAGAGTTTACATGGGCTTTAGGTGCAGAATACACCTACCAAGAAAACTTTGCCTTTAGAGCAGGTTACTTTAACGAAGCAGAAGATAAGGGAGCACGTAAGTTTTTTGCTATTGGAGCTGGTTTTAAATACACAACCATTAATTTGGATTTATCATATTTGTTTTCAGCATCAAGAGTGCAAAGTCCATTAGAAAATACATTGCGATTTTCACTGACATTTAATTTTGGTGATGGAGAGTATAATGAATATTAAAACGACATAAATAAAAAAGTTTCAAAAAACTATTGTCTAAAAGCAATAGTTTTTTTGTCTAAAAAAGGTTCGAGTATGAAGGAAGTTAAAATTGAATCCACGTTTAAAGTTTACGAAACCTTAAGTGAGCTTCCTGATGATATACAACAATTAATGAAGTCTGCCATAAATGCTAGAAAAAAAGCATATGCACCCTACTCAAAATTTAAAGTAGGAGCTGCAATTCTCTTAGATAACAACCAAGTTGTTAGTGGAAGTAACCAAGAAAATGCATCATACCCTTCTGGTTTGTGCGCAGAGCGTACTGCCATTTTTTATGCAGGTGCAAAATATCCTAATGCTAAGGTTTTAAAAATAGCAATAACAGCATCATCTCAAAATCAAGTAACAGATACACCAATTCCGCCCTGTGGTGCCTGCAGGCAATCCATTTCAGAATACGAAATAAAGCAAGATCAGCCCATTGAGATTTACTTCATGGGAGCCATGGGCAAAGTTGTAAAATCAAACTCTTTAGCAAATTTATTACCACTTAGTTTCGATAGAAGTTTTCTATAACGTTTTCGTTACAAATTTTACAATTTTGAGCTTTTTGGTTACTAACTAATGTGTTATTTTTGTTATTCGGATAAATAGAACGAATCAAAAAATGCAAAAAATCACCAAAGAAGTTTACCTTAAGTGGTACGAGGATATGTTGTTTTGGCGAAAGTTTGAGGATAAACTTGCCGCAGTATATATTCAACAAAAAGTAAGAGGATTTCTCCACTTATATAATGGTCAAGAAGCTGTTTTAGCAGGAGCTTTGCATGCCATGGACCTAACCAAGGATAAAATGATTACAGCTTACCGTAACCACGTACAGCCTATTGGTATGGGTGTAGATCCTAAACGTGTTATGGCAGAGTTATACGGTAAAGCAACAGGAACCTCTCAAGGATTAGGCGGTTCTATGCACATATTCTCTAAAGAACACAGATTTTATGGTGGTCATGGTATTGTAGGAGGTCAAATTCCACTTGGAGCTGGTATAGCATTTGGTGATAAATATCATGGTAGCGATGCTGTAACTTTATGTTGTTTTGGTGATGGTGCTGCAAGACAAGGCTCGTTGCACGAAACGTTTAATCTTGCAATGCTTTGGAATTTGCCAGTAGTATTTGTTTGCGAGAATAATGGTTACGCTATGGGAACCTCAGTAGAACGTTCTGCAAACCATACAGATATCTGGAAACTAGGTTTAGGGTACGAAATGCCGTCAGGACCAGTGGATGGTATGAATCCTGTGAAAGTAGCCGAAGCATTTGACGAAGCTATACAGCGCGCAAGAAAAGGAGGTGGGCCTTCGTTTTTAGAGGTTAAAACTTATAGGTACAGAGGACATTCAATGTCAGACGCTCAGCACTATAGAACAAAGGATGAAGTTGAAGAATACAAAAAAATAGATCCAATAACTCAGGTAAAAGAGGTTATTTTAGAAAATAATTACGCAACTGAAGACGAGATTAAAGCTATTGATAAACGTGTTAAAAAACATGTTTCTGAATGTGAGAAGTTTGCAGAAGAATCTCCTTACCCAGAAAAGAGTGTGATGTACGATTCTGTATATGAGCAAGAAGATTACCCATTTATACAACACAAATTATAAGCTATGGCAGAAGTTATAAATATGCCGCGTTTAAGCGATACAATGGAAGAAGGAACTGTTGCCACTTGGTTAAAGAAAGTTGGTGACAAGGTTGAAGAAGGAGATATTTTAGCTGAGATTGAAACCGACAAGGCTACAATGGAGTTTGAGTCTTTTAACGAAGGTACGTTGCTTCATATTGGAATTCAAGAAGGCGAAACAGCCAAAGTAGATGCGCTTTTAGCGATTATTGGTGAAGAAGGAGAGGACATTTCAGAATTATTAAATGGAAGCATTTCATCAGAAGAAGAAACCAAGTCAGAAGAAGAAACCAAGTCTGAAGA belongs to Winogradskyella sp. J14-2 and includes:
- the porV gene encoding type IX secretion system outer membrane channel protein PorV, producing the protein MKKFAINLITLLTINLVLAQETITFPDQSSVITTGVPFMLIAPDARSASMGDMGVATSVDGFSQQWNPAKYVFSEAKSGVSLSYTPYLSRLVNDISISYVTYFNRLNEFSAVSASFKYFSLGEILLTQGENDPGVNVKPNELTADVAYTLRLADQFSMAVAVRYMRSDLRIDQVDPNADAASTFGADITGYYQSEEEAYNDFNGRWRAGFAIQNLGPKFKYDDGGRENFQPTNLRLGAGFDFIFDEYSKLGITAEVSKLLVPTPPKFGFVDTNGDGEQTDDDPSTPNIDESEPTIITQGQDNDVSFLNGIFQSFGDAPGGFSEELREFTWALGAEYTYQENFAFRAGYFNEAEDKGARKFFAIGAGFKYTTINLDLSYLFSASRVQSPLENTLRFSLTFNFGDGEYNEY
- the cdd gene encoding cytidine deaminase, with amino-acid sequence MKEVKIESTFKVYETLSELPDDIQQLMKSAINARKKAYAPYSKFKVGAAILLDNNQVVSGSNQENASYPSGLCAERTAIFYAGAKYPNAKVLKIAITASSQNQVTDTPIPPCGACRQSISEYEIKQDQPIEIYFMGAMGKVVKSNSLANLLPLSFDRSFL
- the pdhA gene encoding pyruvate dehydrogenase (acetyl-transferring) E1 component subunit alpha, whose translation is MQKITKEVYLKWYEDMLFWRKFEDKLAAVYIQQKVRGFLHLYNGQEAVLAGALHAMDLTKDKMITAYRNHVQPIGMGVDPKRVMAELYGKATGTSQGLGGSMHIFSKEHRFYGGHGIVGGQIPLGAGIAFGDKYHGSDAVTLCCFGDGAARQGSLHETFNLAMLWNLPVVFVCENNGYAMGTSVERSANHTDIWKLGLGYEMPSGPVDGMNPVKVAEAFDEAIQRARKGGGPSFLEVKTYRYRGHSMSDAQHYRTKDEVEEYKKIDPITQVKEVILENNYATEDEIKAIDKRVKKHVSECEKFAEESPYPEKSVMYDSVYEQEDYPFIQHKL